A window of Xiphophorus hellerii strain 12219 chromosome 7, Xiphophorus_hellerii-4.1, whole genome shotgun sequence contains these coding sequences:
- the nr4a2a gene encoding nuclear receptor subfamily 4 group A member 2a: MPCVQAQYGSSPQGASPASQSYSYHTAGEYSCDFLTPEFVKFSMDLTNTEITATTSLPSFSTFMDNYNTSYDVKPPCLYQMPHSGEQSSIKVEDVQMHSYHQQSHLPPQSEEMIAHSGPMYFKPSSPHSPSTPNFQIQSNHMWEDPGSLHSFHQNYVAATSHMIDQRKNPMSRLSLFSFKQSPPGTPVSSCQMRFDGPLHVSMNHDGPGVAHRGLDAQSFAVPSAIRKQAGLAFPHSLQLGHGHQLVDSQVPSPPSRGSPSNEGLCAVCGDNAACQHYGVRTCEGCKGFFKRTVQKNAKYVCLANKNCPVDKRRRNRCQFCRFQKCLVVGMVREVVRTDNLKGRRGRLPSKPKSPQEPSPPSPPVSLISALVRAHVDSNPSMSALDYSRFQANPDYQMTGDNTQHIQQFYDLLTGSMEIIRGWAEKIPGFSDLPKQDQDLLFESAFLELFVLRLAYRSNPVEGKLIFCNGVVLHRLQCVRGFGEWVDAIVEFSSNLQSMNIDISAFSCIAALAMVTERHGLKEPKRVEDLQNKIVNCLKDQVTFNGGGLNRPNYLSKLLGKLPELRTLCTQGLQRIFYLKLEDLVPPPAIIDKLFLDTLPF, translated from the exons ATGCCCTGCGTCCAGGCTCAGTATGGATCATCACCTCAAGGAGCCAGCCCCGCTTCCCAGAGTTACAGCTACCACACCGCAGGAGAGTACAGCTGCGACTTCCTAACGCCCGAGTTTGTTAAGTTTAGCATGGACTTGACCAACACTGAGATCACAGCCACCACTTCTTTGCCGAGCTTCAGTACCTTCATGGACAACTATAACACCAGCTACGACGTCAAGCCGCCTTGTCTATATCAGATGCCGCACTCTGGAGAGCAGTCCTCCATCAAGGTGGAGGACGTCCAGATGCACAGCTACCACCAGCAGAGCCACCTGCCTCCCCAGTCGGAGGAGATGATCGCTCACTCTGGGCCTATGTACTTCAAGCCGTCCTCACCTCACTCTCCAAGCACGCCGAACTTCCAGATCCAGTCCAACCACATGTGGGAGGACCCGGGCTCTCTGCACAGTTTCCACCAGAACTACGTTGCCGCCACGTCTCACATGATAGACCAGCGCAAGAACCCCATGTCGAGGCTCTCGCTCTTTTCGTTTAAGCAGTCCCCACCCGGTACCCCCGTGTCTAGTTGCCAGATGAGGTTCGACGGGCCGTTGCACGTCTCCATGAACCACGACGGCCCGGGTGTAGCGCACCGCGGCCTGGACGCACAGAGCTTCGCAGTGCCCAGTGCCATCAGGAAGCAGGCCGGTCTGGCCTTCCCTCACTCCCTGCAGCTCGGACACGGGCACCAGCTGGTGGACAGCCAGGTGCCGTCTCCCCCTTCCCGGGGATCGCCGTCAAACGAGGGTCTATGCGCGGTGTGCGGGGACAACGCAGCCTGTCAGCACTATGGAGTGAGGACATGCGAGGGGTGCAAAGGATTCTTTAAA CGCACCGTTCAGAAGAATGCAAAATATGTGTGTTTAGCGAATAAAAACTGTCCTGTTGATAAACGCCGAAGAAACCGCTGCCAGTTCTGCCGCTTCCAGAAGTGCCTTGTCGTCGGAATGGTGAGAGAAG TTGTCCGAACGGATAACCTGAAAGGAAGGAGAGGACGCCTACCATCCAAACCCAAAAGCCCCCAGGAGCCCTCCCCGCCTTCGCCACCGGTGAGCCTCATAAGCGCGCTGGTTCGGGCCCATGTGGACTCCAATCCCTCCATGTCTGCTCTGGATTACTCGAGA TTCCAAGCGAACCCTGACTACCAGATGACCGGCGACAACACTCAGCACATCCAGCAGTTCTATGATCTCCTGACGGGCTCCATGGAGATCATTCGAGGCTGGGCGGAGAAGATCCCGGGCTTCTCCGATCTCCCGAAGCAGGATCAGGATCTTCTCTTTGAATCCGCCTTCCTGGAACTCTTCGTCCTGCGGCTGGCGTACAG GTCCAATCCGGTGGAAGGGAAACTTATATTTTGTAATGGCGTGGTGTTGCACAGACTGCAGTGCGTCCGTGGGTTTGGAGAGTGGGTGGACGCCATCGTGGAGTTTTCTTCCAACTTGCAGAGCATGAACATAGACATTTCGGCTTTCTCCTGCATCGCAGCTTTGGCCATGGTGACAG AACGGCACGGTCTCAAGGAACCCAAAAGAGTCGAGGATCTCCAAAATAAGATCGTCAACTGCCTGAAGGATCAAGTGACATTCAATGGCGGCGGTTTGAATCGGCCCAACTACCTGTCAAAACTCTTGGGGAAGCTCCCCGAACTGCGCACACTGTGCACCCAAGGTCTGCAGCGTATCTTTTACCTAAAGCTAGAGGACCTAGTCCCCCCGCCAGCAATAATTGACAAACTTTTCCTCGACACCCTACCTTTCTGA